A DNA window from uncultured Methanoregula sp. contains the following coding sequences:
- a CDS encoding presenilin family intramembrane aspartyl protease PSH, translating into MEIKNIIPLIAMPLLLLAVEIGALLISLPVQASGITAFEDPDSMANPLIFIAILLVFTAFLLILIKYNLKKVIAAIIGLSILFTFAYIYAAIIFAAIGATAAGAQGWWDAVVPGVVIYSMTAETLVATIIIVALAVFSTLLLYKYPEWYVIDALGILIGAGVASIFGVSLDILPVVILLLLLAVYDAISVYKTKHMITLAEGVIDLKTPILFVIPKRRDYSFMKEGIGKLQDGGERAAFIIGMGDMIMPSILVVSANVFIKGAKLGGIINLPALGAIIGSLAGLLVLMHFVMSGKPQAGLPPLNGGTILGFLAGWAAMTLM; encoded by the coding sequence GTGGAAATAAAAAATATCATCCCCCTCATCGCAATGCCGCTTCTCCTTCTCGCCGTGGAGATTGGCGCACTCCTCATCTCGCTCCCCGTTCAGGCCTCGGGGATCACCGCTTTTGAGGACCCGGACTCGATGGCAAACCCGCTCATCTTCATTGCCATCCTGCTCGTCTTCACCGCATTCCTGCTGATCCTGATCAAGTATAACCTGAAAAAAGTGATAGCAGCAATCATCGGGCTCTCCATTCTCTTTACGTTTGCCTACATCTATGCCGCCATCATCTTTGCTGCGATCGGGGCAACCGCTGCAGGAGCGCAGGGCTGGTGGGATGCGGTAGTGCCTGGCGTTGTGATCTATTCGATGACTGCCGAGACCCTTGTTGCAACGATCATTATTGTCGCGCTTGCAGTCTTCTCCACGCTCCTTCTCTACAAGTATCCCGAATGGTACGTGATCGATGCCCTCGGGATCCTGATAGGTGCCGGCGTTGCCTCCATCTTCGGGGTCTCTCTGGATATCCTGCCGGTCGTGATCCTCCTTCTTCTTCTCGCGGTCTACGATGCGATCTCGGTGTACAAGACCAAGCACATGATCACCCTTGCCGAGGGGGTCATCGATCTCAAGACCCCGATCCTCTTTGTCATTCCCAAGCGCCGGGATTACTCCTTCATGAAAGAAGGGATCGGCAAGCTCCAGGATGGCGGGGAGCGGGCCGCGTTCATCATCGGGATGGGCGACATGATCATGCCCTCCATTCTCGTGGTCTCGGCAAACGTCTTCATCAAGGGGGCCAAGCTTGGCGGGATCATCAATCTGCCGGCGCTCGGAGCGATCATCGGCTCGCTTGCCGGTCTCCTTGTGCTCATGCACTTTGTCATGTCCGGAAAACCTCAGGCCGGCCTGCCCCCGCTGAACGGCGGGACCATCCTTGGTTTCCTTGCCGGCTGGGCTGCAATGACGCTGATGTGA
- a CDS encoding nucleic acid-binding protein has translation MLFHYALVDDLISKEEFERRVEAKIDDCGDLVDEPTAAMMVVGELGREHVKIKGLSAKSSLFSFFGKVVDKTDPKEFNRADGEKGWVATLLLGDETGTTRVVLWDQKAGAVLDTAIGEVLEVIGRHPGKSTKEIYALALRKASCEISCAIPAKGSLADDPVDLDLLLVSKEPPRSFTKKDGSTGELVEAIFGDASGTARIVSWVPELLAEIPAGTTVHITNAKPNNRSEGRNYSLDEKSTVSITERSIEVAFAPLSSVSDQGIYSVTGEVKQLQQPRSFTTKAGSASWVRNIIISDGRDDLKIVLWGENALVPVHTGDRVEIYHASAKPGRFGGIELGVGKGSAFRVPCEECAPLVFSGTIIAGPGCFFIDNGVERYLVEGSFAHGAEVRITGTRSGSRILPEHTEPVVLEPAALLEEIRKFRSGLAL, from the coding sequence ATGCTCTTCCACTACGCGCTCGTTGACGACCTCATCTCAAAAGAGGAGTTCGAACGGCGCGTAGAGGCGAAGATCGACGATTGCGGAGATCTCGTGGACGAGCCGACCGCCGCGATGATGGTGGTCGGGGAACTGGGCCGGGAGCATGTCAAGATAAAAGGGCTCTCGGCCAAATCCAGCCTTTTCTCTTTTTTCGGGAAAGTGGTTGACAAGACCGATCCCAAGGAATTCAACCGGGCTGACGGTGAGAAGGGCTGGGTTGCAACGCTTCTTCTCGGGGATGAGACCGGGACTACCCGGGTTGTACTCTGGGATCAGAAAGCGGGAGCGGTCCTGGACACTGCTATCGGGGAAGTGCTCGAAGTCATTGGCCGGCACCCGGGAAAGAGCACAAAAGAGATCTATGCCCTGGCATTGAGAAAAGCGAGCTGCGAGATATCCTGCGCAATACCCGCGAAGGGAAGCCTTGCGGATGACCCGGTGGATCTGGATCTCCTCCTGGTCTCAAAAGAACCGCCCCGCAGTTTCACCAAAAAGGACGGGAGCACCGGGGAGCTGGTGGAGGCTATTTTCGGGGATGCATCGGGAACCGCGAGGATCGTGTCATGGGTCCCGGAACTGCTTGCGGAGATTCCCGCAGGCACAACAGTTCACATCACGAACGCAAAACCCAACAACCGGTCGGAGGGGCGCAATTACAGCCTTGATGAGAAGAGTACGGTGAGCATTACCGAGCGCTCCATTGAGGTTGCCTTTGCCCCGCTTTCATCGGTCAGCGACCAGGGGATCTATTCCGTGACCGGCGAAGTCAAGCAGCTGCAGCAGCCCCGGTCGTTCACCACAAAAGCGGGTTCGGCGTCGTGGGTGCGCAACATCATCATAAGCGATGGCAGGGACGATCTGAAGATCGTGCTCTGGGGAGAGAATGCCCTCGTTCCCGTGCATACGGGTGACCGGGTTGAGATCTATCATGCCTCTGCAAAGCCGGGAAGGTTCGGCGGGATTGAACTGGGGGTAGGAAAAGGAAGTGCATTCCGGGTTCCTTGCGAAGAATGTGCTCCCCTTGTTTTTTCCGGAACGATCATTGCCGGGCCGGGCTGCTTTTTCATCGATAACGGGGTTGAGCGTTACCTGGTGGAGGGATCGTTTGCCCACGGTGCCGAAGTCCGTATAACCGGGACACGATCCGGCAGCAGGATCCTCCCGGAACATACAGAACCGGTGGTGCTGGAGCCGGCAGCCCTGCTCGAAGAGATCCGGAAATTCCGCAGCGGGCTTGCGCTCTGA
- the cutA gene encoding divalent-cation tolerance protein CutA, whose amino-acid sequence METNNAEAAQEICVIYSTVPPSRSTDLAKRLLEKELVACINILPVRSLYRWKGESCDEEEHLLIIKTRRDLAEQVIRALKAMHPYEVPEIIVLPVTSGYLPYLAWVHGETKKP is encoded by the coding sequence ATGGAGACGAATAACGCGGAAGCTGCTCAGGAGATCTGTGTAATTTATTCCACCGTGCCTCCTTCCCGATCAACGGATCTGGCAAAACGCCTTCTTGAGAAAGAACTCGTTGCCTGTATCAATATTCTGCCGGTCCGGTCACTCTATCGCTGGAAGGGAGAGTCCTGCGATGAGGAAGAGCACCTGCTCATCATCAAGACCCGGCGGGATCTTGCGGAGCAGGTGATCAGGGCCCTCAAAGCCATGCATCCCTATGAAGTACCTGAGATCATTGTGCTGCCGGTGACGAGCGGGTACCTGCCGTATCTTGCATGGGTGCACGGGGAGACAAAAAAACCATGA
- the fdhD gene encoding formate dehydrogenase accessory sulfurtransferase FdhD → MIHIHRGIQVIAGVAKETEDAIVIEDRFDLLLNDRPVATMVASNDQLRELGAGYVISEGLVRCVDKVNLDGDRILVYSDTGCDLKWAKKETGSSGGQSFLSPARNVASDVRVSPDQVIAITREIETELWRKTGGVHCSVLYQDGRLLAKSSDVGRHNTVDKLVGYAALNGIDLSRCVIGCTGRQPAGMVRKSANAGIPVIISRAASTDKGIAAAEGAGITLIGFSRGDRFTIYTHPRRVMLDGKP, encoded by the coding sequence ATGATCCATATCCACCGCGGTATCCAGGTGATCGCAGGAGTAGCAAAAGAGACCGAGGATGCAATTGTCATCGAGGACCGCTTCGATCTCCTGCTCAATGACCGGCCGGTGGCAACGATGGTTGCGAGCAACGACCAGCTGCGGGAGCTGGGCGCGGGTTACGTGATCAGCGAAGGCCTGGTCCGCTGCGTGGACAAGGTGAACCTTGACGGGGACCGCATCCTGGTATATTCCGATACCGGCTGCGACCTGAAATGGGCAAAGAAGGAGACCGGGTCCTCGGGAGGGCAGAGTTTTCTCTCCCCCGCCCGGAACGTTGCCTCGGATGTCCGGGTCTCGCCGGATCAGGTGATCGCCATCACCCGGGAGATCGAGACCGAACTCTGGAGAAAGACCGGGGGTGTCCACTGCTCGGTTCTCTACCAGGATGGAAGGCTCCTGGCCAAGAGCAGCGATGTCGGCAGGCATAACACGGTCGACAAGCTCGTTGGTTATGCGGCATTGAACGGCATCGATCTCTCCCGCTGCGTGATAGGCTGTACCGGCCGGCAGCCGGCGGGCATGGTCCGGAAGAGTGCCAATGCCGGGATTCCCGTGATCATCTCCCGGGCAGCCTCGACCGACAAGGGGATAGCAGCAGCAGAAGGAGCTGGCATCACCCTCATCGGTTTCTCCCGGGGGGATCGGTTCACCATCTACACGCACCCCCGGCGTGTTATGCTTGACGGAAAACCGTAA
- the radA gene encoding DNA repair and recombination protein RadA produces MAEGPLEIEDLPGVGPSTADKLREAGYLSVESIATASPAELSEVSEISESTAKKIIKAAREIADVGGFKTGKDIFEARKDVRKLSFRVPELDTLLGGGMETQAITEMYGEFGSGKSQIVHQMAVNVQLPVELGGLGGSAIYIDTENTFRPERIEQMVNGLGLDDIPDAQEFLNNIHIARAHTSDHQMLLIDNSRELADELKTSDKPVKLFIIDSLTAHFRAEYAGRGTLAARQQKLNRHMHELFKLIDQHNAVGLVTNQVMSNPAVFFGDPTKPIGGNIVGHTATFRLYLRKSKGGKRIARLVDSPNLPEGEAPFMVEEAGLKSC; encoded by the coding sequence ATGGCTGAAGGACCATTGGAAATTGAAGATTTACCGGGCGTAGGCCCGAGCACTGCAGACAAGCTTCGTGAAGCCGGGTACCTCTCCGTTGAGAGTATCGCGACCGCATCCCCCGCAGAACTCTCCGAAGTCTCGGAGATATCGGAATCAACCGCAAAGAAGATCATAAAAGCCGCCCGTGAGATTGCGGATGTCGGGGGATTCAAGACCGGCAAGGATATTTTTGAAGCCCGGAAGGATGTCCGGAAGCTCTCGTTCCGTGTCCCCGAACTGGACACCCTTCTCGGAGGGGGTATGGAAACGCAGGCCATCACCGAGATGTATGGTGAGTTCGGTTCCGGTAAAAGTCAGATCGTCCACCAGATGGCTGTCAACGTCCAGCTTCCGGTGGAGCTTGGAGGTCTTGGCGGCAGTGCCATCTATATCGATACCGAAAATACATTCCGCCCTGAACGTATCGAGCAGATGGTCAACGGCCTCGGACTCGACGATATACCGGATGCCCAGGAATTCCTGAACAACATTCATATCGCCCGGGCCCATACCTCGGATCACCAGATGCTCCTCATCGACAATTCCCGCGAGCTGGCGGACGAGCTCAAGACCAGCGACAAGCCGGTCAAGCTCTTCATCATCGACTCCTTAACCGCCCACTTCCGTGCCGAATACGCCGGCAGGGGCACGCTTGCCGCCCGGCAGCAGAAACTGAACCGGCACATGCACGAGCTCTTCAAGCTCATTGACCAGCACAACGCAGTAGGACTCGTCACCAACCAGGTCATGTCCAACCCGGCGGTCTTCTTCGGTGACCCGACAAAGCCCATCGGGGGAAATATCGTTGGCCACACCGCCACGTTCCGGCTCTACCTCCGCAAAAGCAAAGGAGGAAAACGCATTGCACGTCTCGTGGACAGCCCCAACCTCCCCGAGGGTGAAGCACCATTCATGGTAGAAGAGGCGGGTCTCAAGTCTTGTTGA
- a CDS encoding CBS domain-containing protein, translating into MDLSLIQRDILITLITLYHQHSHSIKGEEIADRIQRNPGTVRNQMQALKAIGLVDGVPGPKGGYVPTALAYTELNLNVSDGDTDVPIWRDGEVVEGAHVQEIDFTTLCHPDICHAVIKLFGSAKLFEIGDTITIGPTPVNKLLIRGEVYGRDEVKQSLLIATSEMISLPKQPIKNYMSSPLKSLRCLDTIKDALLLFNHEHIHGAPVIEGTVLEGIVTMSDIAFAVENDLPMSTPVNEVMTTNVEEISSDVKLFEVIKRFKEREIGRLIVVEDGKPVGILTQSDVIRVFPSL; encoded by the coding sequence ATGGACCTGTCCCTGATCCAGCGCGATATCCTCATCACCTTAATCACGCTCTACCACCAGCATTCGCATTCCATCAAAGGCGAGGAGATAGCTGACAGGATCCAGCGCAACCCCGGTACCGTGCGCAACCAGATGCAGGCCTTGAAAGCGATTGGTCTTGTCGACGGGGTCCCGGGGCCGAAAGGAGGGTATGTTCCAACGGCCCTTGCCTACACGGAGCTCAACCTGAACGTGTCGGATGGCGATACCGATGTCCCCATCTGGAGGGATGGCGAAGTTGTCGAGGGTGCGCACGTCCAGGAGATCGATTTCACCACGCTCTGCCACCCCGATATCTGCCATGCCGTGATCAAGCTCTTCGGCAGTGCAAAGCTCTTCGAAATCGGGGATACGATAACCATCGGTCCTACCCCGGTGAACAAACTCCTTATCCGGGGGGAGGTCTATGGGAGGGACGAGGTCAAACAGTCGCTCCTGATAGCAACCTCGGAGATGATCTCGCTTCCCAAGCAGCCGATCAAAAATTACATGTCCAGCCCCCTCAAATCCCTCCGGTGCCTCGACACGATCAAGGATGCCCTTCTTCTCTTCAACCACGAGCATATCCACGGGGCTCCGGTCATCGAAGGTACCGTTCTTGAGGGGATCGTAACCATGAGCGATATTGCGTTTGCGGTCGAGAACGATCTCCCCATGTCGACTCCGGTGAATGAAGTTATGACAACGAATGTGGAAGAGATCTCTTCCGATGTGAAGCTCTTCGAGGTCATAAAGAGGTTCAAGGAGCGGGAGATCGGCCGGCTGATCGTTGTCGAGGATGGCAAACCCGTCGGGATCCTGACCCAGTCCGATGTCATAAGGGTATTTCCCTCGCTCTAA
- a CDS encoding phosphoglycolate phosphatase: MLKALLTDIDGTITNSSRRIDTEAVELIRSLTDQGVEVVLASGNAPCFMEALCKMIGTQGSFIAENGGVFRVGYAGKPHVQGDQAEVLRALEILQDHYRKEGKELELFSPTYRFADRAFARTVPAGEVRSILHDHPVQVLDTGYAIHLQSSGVNKGTALAALAPELGLAPTDFFAIGDSVNDLQMLQAAGISATVANAHPDIKAVAQYTAEKEYGKGFVEAVKRYYPYFLAR, from the coding sequence TTGTTGAAAGCGCTCCTGACCGATATAGACGGGACGATCACGAACAGTTCCCGCAGGATCGATACCGAAGCGGTTGAGTTGATCCGCTCGCTCACAGACCAGGGTGTCGAGGTCGTGCTTGCGAGCGGGAATGCTCCCTGCTTCATGGAAGCGCTCTGCAAGATGATAGGAACACAGGGGAGCTTCATCGCTGAGAACGGAGGGGTGTTCCGGGTAGGATACGCCGGAAAACCCCACGTTCAGGGAGATCAGGCAGAAGTCCTCCGGGCACTTGAGATCCTCCAGGACCATTACCGGAAAGAAGGAAAGGAACTGGAACTCTTCAGTCCCACGTACCGCTTTGCCGACCGTGCCTTTGCCCGGACCGTCCCGGCGGGGGAAGTCAGATCCATCCTCCACGATCATCCGGTCCAGGTGCTGGACACCGGGTATGCAATCCATCTCCAGTCGTCAGGAGTCAACAAAGGAACCGCACTGGCAGCACTGGCACCGGAACTGGGGCTCGCCCCGACAGATTTTTTTGCGATCGGGGACTCGGTCAACGACCTCCAGATGCTCCAGGCAGCCGGTATCAGTGCAACCGTTGCAAATGCACACCCGGATATCAAGGCTGTTGCACAATATACAGCAGAAAAAGAGTATGGGAAAGGCTTCGTTGAAGCGGTAAAAAGATATTATCCTTATTTTCTTGCAAGGTAG
- a CDS encoding LL-diaminopimelate aminotransferase has product MYASRMSNLPPYLFARIDEMKAEQRKKGVDLIDLGVGDPDLATPPHIVEALIAAAKDPKNHHYPDYAGLPAYRSAVAGWYKKRFGVSLDANKEVVALMGSKDGIAHIGEAFVNPGDYVLSPSPGYPVYRTGTLFAEGKVHDMPLLRENNFIPVLADIPKPVAKAAKILYINYPNNPTGAVAPDGFYKEVVDFARDNEIIVVSDNAYSEIAFDGYHAPSFLQTKGAMEVGIEMHSLSKTYNMTGWRIGMAVGNAEIIAGLGRVKTNVDSGVFDAVQHAAITALSGPQDCVKEACKIYQERRDVLVKGLHSLGFDVPLPKATFYVWVPVQDCMAFASRLLTESGIVATPGVGFGASGEGYVRFAITRPVARINEAIERMRKMNL; this is encoded by the coding sequence ATGTACGCATCACGCATGAGCAATCTCCCGCCGTATCTTTTTGCACGGATCGACGAGATGAAAGCCGAACAACGGAAAAAAGGCGTAGACCTCATCGACCTTGGTGTCGGGGACCCGGACCTTGCAACCCCCCCGCACATAGTTGAAGCCCTCATCGCGGCTGCAAAGGATCCAAAAAACCACCACTACCCCGATTATGCCGGACTGCCGGCCTACCGGAGCGCAGTTGCCGGCTGGTACAAGAAGCGGTTCGGAGTCTCACTTGATGCAAACAAGGAAGTCGTTGCCCTCATGGGCTCCAAGGACGGCATAGCCCACATTGGCGAGGCGTTCGTTAACCCCGGCGACTATGTCCTCTCCCCGAGCCCCGGCTACCCAGTGTACCGCACAGGTACCCTCTTTGCCGAAGGAAAAGTCCACGACATGCCGCTTCTCAGAGAGAATAATTTTATTCCTGTGCTTGCGGACATCCCGAAGCCGGTTGCAAAAGCGGCCAAGATCCTCTACATCAACTACCCGAACAACCCGACCGGGGCCGTGGCACCGGACGGGTTCTATAAGGAAGTTGTCGACTTTGCACGCGACAACGAGATCATTGTCGTCTCGGACAATGCGTACTCCGAGATTGCCTTTGACGGTTACCATGCTCCCTCGTTCCTCCAGACAAAAGGTGCCATGGAAGTGGGTATCGAGATGCACTCCCTCTCCAAGACCTACAACATGACCGGCTGGAGGATCGGGATGGCCGTCGGGAACGCGGAAATCATCGCCGGTCTCGGACGGGTCAAGACGAACGTTGACTCGGGGGTCTTCGATGCGGTCCAGCACGCAGCCATCACGGCCCTCTCCGGCCCGCAGGACTGCGTGAAGGAAGCCTGCAAGATCTACCAGGAGCGCCGCGACGTTCTCGTCAAGGGGCTCCACAGCCTCGGGTTCGATGTCCCGCTCCCGAAGGCAACCTTCTATGTCTGGGTCCCGGTCCAGGACTGTATGGCTTTTGCCAGCCGGCTCCTGACCGAGTCGGGCATCGTCGCCACCCCGGGTGTCGGATTCGGTGCAAGCGGGGAAGGGTACGTGCGCTTTGCGATCACCCGACCGGTTGCCCGGATCAACGAGGCGATCGAACGGATGAGGAAGATGAACCTATGA
- a CDS encoding GTPase: MPTVPTADEILDRSFRRAAKKMSEKNNKERANTEFVRAVGAAVHDRLVYIIRGFPEFDNIHPFYRELADILFGIDRIKQSLGAVGWAAKHTKMVGNQLVLQSRRAEDNLVVRKRAVARIASMVHQIDGDLIFLNEVRNGLRKLPNVEDEFTIVIAGYPNVGKSSFIRRVSSADPQVASYPFTTKGIIVGHRVMGRERIQFVDTPGILDRPAEERNQIEKQALSAMMNVANIVLFILDPSEHCGYPMEVQLRLLDEVKGMVQVTVLVAANKSDITAVEGYLTMSTQTGAGVDEVLAEILTHKPEYAEKKRERAVDIRSPIVHDEDETETDDMAFNPQGVKRPRVKKPRKPRTVQQTPDKTEK; this comes from the coding sequence ATGCCGACAGTGCCAACGGCAGATGAGATCCTGGACAGGAGTTTCCGCCGGGCGGCAAAGAAGATGTCGGAAAAGAACAACAAGGAGCGCGCCAATACCGAGTTTGTCCGGGCAGTGGGAGCGGCAGTCCACGACCGGCTGGTTTACATTATCCGGGGTTTTCCGGAGTTCGATAACATCCACCCGTTCTACCGTGAACTTGCCGACATCCTCTTCGGGATCGACCGGATCAAACAGTCGCTTGGGGCAGTAGGGTGGGCAGCCAAACACACAAAGATGGTGGGAAACCAGCTGGTGCTGCAGTCCCGGAGAGCGGAAGACAATCTTGTTGTGCGCAAACGGGCGGTGGCCCGGATCGCATCCATGGTCCACCAGATTGACGGGGACCTCATATTCCTCAATGAAGTCAGGAACGGCCTGCGCAAGCTCCCCAATGTCGAGGACGAGTTCACTATCGTCATTGCAGGATACCCGAATGTCGGAAAGTCCTCGTTCATCCGCCGGGTGTCCTCAGCCGATCCCCAGGTGGCCTCGTACCCGTTCACGACAAAAGGAATCATTGTCGGCCACCGGGTGATGGGCAGGGAGCGGATCCAGTTCGTGGATACCCCCGGCATCCTTGACCGGCCCGCGGAGGAACGCAACCAGATCGAGAAGCAGGCCCTCTCGGCAATGATGAACGTTGCAAACATCGTGCTCTTCATCCTCGACCCGTCCGAGCATTGCGGGTACCCGATGGAGGTGCAGCTCCGCCTGCTCGATGAAGTGAAGGGAATGGTCCAGGTTACGGTGCTTGTTGCAGCCAACAAATCCGATATCACAGCTGTTGAGGGATATCTCACCATGTCCACGCAGACCGGGGCCGGTGTCGATGAGGTTCTCGCAGAGATCCTCACCCATAAACCGGAGTACGCAGAGAAGAAACGGGAACGGGCCGTGGATATCCGGTCGCCGATCGTCCATGATGAGGATGAGACGGAAACAGACGATATGGCTTTCAATCCCCAGGGAGTCAAGCGCCCGCGGGTGAAGAAGCCCAGGAAGCCCCGGACGGTCCAGCAAACGCCGGACAAGACCGAGAAATAA
- a CDS encoding DUF1890 domain-containing protein, producing the protein MAEYTNYHAAGWMIVADEPTAETRTALLVLGCPQVPVQTSIAIYLINRLKKAGITPVVAGNKAANTLLVVSDPDRHYLGEVMDLDRAVALISDKKRDFDLCFVFIHNDAGVTYAATMGAISKARLYGLVYGEHYDEQTKKIDFPCTVIAAKAVHNPLPLKKAIDEVAPWAA; encoded by the coding sequence GTGGCCGAGTATACAAATTACCATGCGGCGGGATGGATGATTGTGGCAGACGAACCGACAGCAGAAACCAGAACTGCGCTCCTTGTACTCGGGTGCCCGCAGGTGCCGGTGCAGACGAGTATTGCAATTTACCTCATCAACCGGCTGAAGAAGGCCGGGATCACCCCGGTCGTTGCCGGCAACAAGGCGGCAAACACCCTGCTCGTGGTCTCGGATCCCGATCGCCACTACCTTGGCGAGGTTATGGACCTTGACCGGGCGGTTGCCCTGATCTCCGACAAGAAGCGGGACTTCGATCTCTGCTTTGTCTTCATTCACAACGATGCCGGTGTCACGTATGCTGCGACGATGGGTGCGATCTCGAAGGCAAGGTTGTACGGGCTTGTTTACGGGGAACACTATGATGAGCAGACCAAGAAGATCGATTTTCCCTGCACGGTCATTGCGGCAAAAGCCGTCCACAATCCCCTTCCCCTGAAAAAAGCAATTGACGAGGTGGCACCATGGGCTGCGTAG
- the lysA gene encoding diaminopimelate decarboxylase, whose translation MKLPHHLSIKNGHLQINGQDCTALAEKYGTPLYVTSEDRVVEQFENYKKALGSRYPKVQVLFAAKANGNLALMRALAPKGAGADVFSSGELHLALEAGMTPERLLFNGSSKTPADLKLAVEKGVKVSLDSLDELHQLEAVAAAAKKTVKVSFRVNPALEVPTHPKIATGLATSKFGIPHKEIPAAYREALACSHIRPVGIHCHIGSQILEVEPFVRAAEVMVRIAKELTEIGVKLEFVDLGGGLGIPYHHDTDPAPTPEDYAAKVVPVFKAGMEACGITPELWVEPGRSLVADSTVLLTRVNSTKKAHKRFANVDAGFNLLIRPAMYDSYHEVIVANKADAPLDSEYTVTGPICETGDILAPDRKLPELAAGDIIAVLDAGAYGYAMASQYNSRPRCPEVLLKGAKAGLMRRGETLDDIKSAMERPAWQQ comes from the coding sequence ATGAAACTCCCTCACCACCTGTCAATAAAGAACGGCCACCTCCAGATCAACGGGCAGGACTGCACAGCCCTTGCGGAGAAGTACGGGACGCCGCTCTATGTCACGAGCGAGGACCGGGTAGTCGAGCAGTTCGAGAACTACAAAAAAGCCCTCGGGTCACGGTACCCGAAGGTGCAGGTCCTCTTTGCGGCAAAGGCAAACGGCAATCTCGCCCTGATGCGGGCACTTGCGCCAAAGGGCGCCGGGGCGGATGTCTTCTCCTCCGGGGAACTTCACCTGGCCCTCGAAGCCGGCATGACTCCGGAGAGACTCCTCTTCAACGGGAGTTCCAAGACACCGGCCGACCTGAAACTGGCAGTAGAGAAGGGGGTCAAGGTCTCGCTCGACTCCCTCGACGAACTCCACCAGCTCGAGGCGGTTGCTGCAGCAGCGAAAAAGACCGTGAAGGTCTCGTTCCGCGTCAACCCGGCGCTCGAAGTGCCGACCCATCCCAAGATTGCAACCGGACTTGCAACAAGCAAGTTCGGGATCCCGCACAAGGAGATCCCTGCCGCATACCGGGAGGCCCTTGCCTGCAGCCACATCAGGCCGGTCGGAATCCATTGCCACATAGGCTCCCAGATCCTCGAAGTCGAACCGTTCGTCAGGGCAGCGGAAGTGATGGTCAGGATCGCAAAGGAACTCACCGAGATCGGCGTGAAACTTGAGTTTGTCGATCTCGGCGGCGGCCTTGGCATCCCGTACCACCACGACACCGACCCGGCGCCGACTCCCGAGGACTATGCGGCAAAGGTAGTCCCGGTCTTCAAAGCCGGTATGGAAGCCTGCGGGATCACCCCAGAACTCTGGGTGGAGCCCGGCCGCTCGCTTGTCGCCGACTCGACCGTGCTTCTCACAAGAGTCAACTCCACCAAGAAGGCCCACAAGAGGTTTGCCAACGTTGATGCGGGCTTCAACCTCCTCATCCGGCCCGCGATGTACGACTCGTACCACGAGGTCATCGTGGCGAACAAGGCAGATGCGCCGCTGGACTCCGAGTACACCGTGACCGGCCCGATCTGCGAGACCGGCGATATCCTTGCACCGGACCGGAAACTTCCGGAGCTTGCTGCCGGGGACATCATCGCGGTACTCGATGCCGGGGCCTATGGCTATGCCATGGCCTCGCAGTACAACAGCCGCCCGAGATGCCCCGAAGTGCTCCTTAAGGGAGCCAAGGCCGGGCTGATGCGCCGGGGCGAGACGCTGGACGACATCAAGAGCGCAATGGAACGCCCTGCCTGGCAGCAGTAG
- a CDS encoding histone has translation MTELSQAAVERIIKKAGADRVSADATLTLSEMMEEYGAFLAKEAKKMSDHAGRKTLRGSDIRMAAEIFK, from the coding sequence ATGACCGAACTTTCGCAGGCTGCGGTTGAACGCATTATCAAGAAGGCAGGGGCAGACCGTGTCAGCGCAGATGCTACGCTGACTCTTTCCGAGATGATGGAAGAATACGGGGCCTTCCTTGCAAAGGAAGCAAAGAAGATGTCTGACCATGCCGGGCGGAAGACTCTCCGGGGTTCCGATATCCGGATGGCTGCTGAAATATTCAAATAA
- a CDS encoding PRC-barrel domain-containing protein, translated as MTRVFARSLSRKKIMSNDGKLIGTLKNIRVDFDSGQVIEMIIHPDQAFATDGYNLEDDKLLLIPFEAVKDIKDYIVVDRYLARK; from the coding sequence ATGACTCGTGTATTCGCCCGGAGCCTCTCCCGAAAAAAGATTATGAGTAATGATGGGAAGCTCATTGGAACCCTCAAGAATATCAGGGTAGATTTTGATTCAGGTCAGGTTATCGAGATGATCATCCATCCCGATCAGGCTTTCGCAACGGACGGCTACAATCTGGAAGATGACAAGCTCCTCCTTATCCCCTTCGAAGCGGTCAAGGATATCAAGGATTATATTGTCGTAGACCGCTACCTTGCAAGAAAATAA